One genomic segment of Lysobacter sp. 5GHs7-4 includes these proteins:
- a CDS encoding homoserine dehydrogenase: MSAAADVLHAQAPQALAPHPYRAAAPARLALLGTGTVGGAVLQRLQAWQGSPLGERLTLVHVANSRRALADSDGLAPAQAASALEAASQTSSLDDVAGSLGAHGARVVVDATASTAVAERHAQWLAQGIHVVTACKIGQGTSLARWRAIRGACAVGGSGYGDSATVGAGLPLLRSLRDLQVGGDRIHAIAGVLSGSLAWLFNHYDGMRPFSSLVRQARDAGYTEPDPRDDLSGEDVRRKLLILARAAGVALEASDVDVASLVPPELAILSREGVDAALPALDVSLRERYAAAYKNGERLRFIARLQDGVARVGLESLPSDHPLAGGAGTDNKVAIWSDRYRQQPLVIQGPGAGAEVTAAGLLDDVLRLVH; the protein is encoded by the coding sequence TATCGCGCCGCGGCACCGGCGCGGCTGGCCTTGCTGGGCACCGGCACGGTCGGCGGCGCGGTGCTGCAACGGCTGCAGGCGTGGCAGGGTTCGCCGCTGGGCGAACGCCTGACGCTGGTGCACGTGGCCAATTCGCGGCGTGCGCTCGCCGACAGCGACGGTCTGGCGCCTGCGCAAGCCGCGTCGGCGCTGGAAGCGGCCAGCCAGACCAGTTCGCTGGACGACGTCGCCGGCAGCCTGGGCGCGCACGGCGCGCGCGTGGTGGTCGACGCCACCGCCAGCACCGCGGTCGCCGAGCGCCATGCGCAGTGGCTGGCGCAGGGCATCCATGTCGTCACCGCCTGCAAGATCGGGCAGGGCACCTCGCTGGCGCGCTGGCGCGCGATCCGCGGCGCCTGCGCGGTCGGCGGCAGCGGATACGGCGACAGCGCGACGGTCGGCGCGGGCCTGCCGCTGCTGCGCAGCTTGCGCGACCTGCAGGTCGGCGGCGACCGCATCCATGCGATCGCCGGCGTGCTGTCGGGTTCGCTGGCCTGGTTGTTCAATCATTACGACGGCATGCGCCCGTTCTCGTCGCTGGTGCGGCAGGCGCGCGACGCCGGCTACACCGAGCCCGACCCGCGCGACGATCTGTCCGGCGAGGACGTGCGCCGCAAACTGCTGATCCTGGCGCGCGCCGCGGGCGTGGCCTTGGAAGCCAGCGACGTGGACGTGGCCTCGCTGGTGCCGCCGGAACTGGCGATCCTGTCGCGCGAGGGCGTGGACGCTGCGCTGCCGGCCCTGGACGTGTCGCTGCGCGAGCGTTACGCGGCCGCCTACAAGAACGGCGAACGCCTGCGTTTCATCGCCCGCCTGCAGGACGGCGTGGCGCGCGTCGGCCTGGAGTCGTTGCCGTCCGATCATCCGCTGGCCGGTGGCGCCGGCACCGACAACAAGGTCGCGATCTGGTCGGATCGTTATCGGCAACAGCCGCTGGTGATCCAGGGGCCGGGTGCGGGCGCTGAAGTCACCGCCGCGGGGTTGCTCGACGACGTGCTGCGCCTGGTGCATTGA